The following proteins are encoded in a genomic region of Ferviditalea candida:
- a CDS encoding histidine phosphatase family protein: MTVIGLIRHGETMWNQQNRMQGQTDIPLNDTGRHQAEQLARRLQYEQWDAMISSDLQRAAETAAIISRLAGIQLLRYEPRLRERFFGRMEGTTLEERLRLWGENWRLADHAAEDEDRLLNRGLGVIGEVADKLRGKRVLLVTHGGLIRQILKATVPDLEIRQIANTSLSLLKVDNGGWSCELFNCTRHLS; this comes from the coding sequence TTGACGGTTATTGGATTAATCCGGCATGGGGAAACCATGTGGAATCAGCAAAACAGGATGCAAGGGCAGACCGATATTCCGTTGAATGATACAGGACGTCATCAGGCGGAGCAGTTGGCCCGGAGACTCCAATATGAGCAGTGGGACGCAATGATCAGCAGCGATTTGCAAAGAGCTGCGGAGACGGCAGCAATCATTTCAAGGCTTGCTGGAATTCAGCTCTTGCGTTATGAGCCCCGGTTGAGAGAGCGTTTCTTCGGACGGATGGAAGGGACGACCCTGGAGGAGCGACTGCGGCTTTGGGGAGAAAATTGGAGGCTTGCCGATCATGCGGCGGAGGATGAGGACAGGCTGTTGAACAGAGGGCTGGGCGTTATCGGCGAGGTCGCGGATAAGCTGCGGGGCAAACGAGTGCTTCTGGTCACTCATGGCGGGCTAATCAGACAAATCTTGAAGGCGACGGTTCCCGATTTGGAAATCAGGCAAATTGCCAATACTTCTTTGAGTTTGTTAAAAGTGGACAACGGCGGCTGGAGCTGCGAGCTTTTCAATTGCACCAGGCATCTGTCATGA
- a CDS encoding DUF421 domain-containing protein, whose amino-acid sequence MPQWLEVALRTLIAVIVLFVLTKVLGKRQVSQLSLFEYITGITIGSLAAYVSLDVEANWYLGIVSLTVWVVVSLGIEFLQLKSKAVRNFADGKATVLIKDGKILEDNLKKERLTTDELLQQLRKRNVFKTADVEFAIMEPSGEINLLLTKENQPLTPKHLGIKVAPEQEPQAVIMDGQIMDEPLATIGLNREWLTVELKKLGVALENVFLGQVDSYGQLYVDLFDDQIKVPQPQQKAALLANLKKCEADLEMFGLATDDDKVKTMYENCSQMLMGVIKEIRPLLIR is encoded by the coding sequence GTGCCCCAATGGTTGGAAGTTGCCCTGCGCACCCTGATTGCCGTCATCGTTCTGTTTGTTCTGACAAAAGTGTTGGGAAAAAGACAGGTTTCCCAGCTTTCCCTGTTTGAGTACATTACGGGAATCACGATCGGCAGCCTGGCAGCCTATGTATCGCTCGATGTTGAAGCCAACTGGTATCTGGGCATCGTGTCGCTGACCGTATGGGTTGTCGTTTCGCTCGGAATCGAGTTTCTGCAGTTGAAGAGCAAGGCAGTCAGGAATTTTGCGGACGGCAAAGCAACGGTGCTGATCAAAGACGGCAAAATTCTCGAGGACAACCTGAAAAAAGAGCGGCTGACGACCGACGAATTGCTTCAGCAATTGAGGAAGAGAAATGTGTTTAAAACGGCCGATGTCGAGTTTGCCATCATGGAGCCGAGCGGTGAAATCAATCTGCTGCTGACCAAAGAAAACCAACCGCTGACTCCCAAGCACCTGGGGATCAAAGTAGCCCCAGAGCAGGAACCGCAGGCTGTCATCATGGATGGGCAAATTATGGATGAGCCGCTGGCCACGATCGGATTGAACCGGGAATGGCTGACCGTCGAGCTGAAAAAATTGGGTGTCGCGCTGGAAAATGTTTTTTTGGGTCAAGTAGATTCTTACGGGCAGCTGTATGTCGATCTTTTCGACGATCAAATCAAGGTTCCCCAGCCCCAACAAAAAGCGGCATTGCTGGCCAATCTCAAAAAATGCGAAGCGGATTTGGAAATGTTCGGCTTGGCTACGGATGACGATAAAGTAAAAACCATGTATGAAAACTGTTCGCAGATGCTAATGGGCGTGATCAAGGAAATCAGACCGCTGCTGATCAGATAA
- a CDS encoding anti-sigma factor family protein: MKCNEVQERFGEYNDLPVHDLRRQRIDEHIRHCSDCAEEFRIWEESADLIKTGIFAAGALGESRIASNVMSRIYMDESWRIPVADRTYNISSKMRRNLTAVMAFCLTMFIFSFIYSIIQPGQPQETTQSGNELKGMFPADMIQDAHSISSKSSIFEGVPVASITAPNVLRIEPPSYPHYWMALSIFGVIFGLLTMNWLSRIKY, encoded by the coding sequence ATGAAATGCAATGAAGTGCAGGAGCGGTTCGGTGAATACAACGACCTTCCGGTACATGATTTAAGACGTCAACGGATTGATGAACACATCAGGCATTGTTCTGACTGCGCCGAAGAATTCCGGATTTGGGAGGAAAGCGCGGACCTGATCAAAACGGGCATTTTTGCTGCCGGTGCTCTCGGCGAATCCCGAATCGCCAGCAATGTCATGAGCCGCATTTATATGGACGAATCCTGGAGAATTCCTGTTGCCGACCGTACATATAACATCTCTTCCAAAATGCGAAGAAACCTTACGGCGGTTATGGCTTTTTGTCTGACGATGTTTATATTCAGCTTCATATACTCCATTATCCAACCCGGACAGCCGCAGGAAACGACACAAAGCGGAAATGAACTGAAGGGAATGTTCCCCGCCGACATGATCCAGGATGCGCATTCGATTTCTTCGAAATCGAGCATTTTCGAAGGAGTGCCTGTCGCAAGCATAACGGCGCCGAATGTGCTTCGCATCGAGCCTCCCAGCTACCCGCACTATTGGATGGCTCTGTCGATTTTCGGGGTGATTTTCGGCTTGTTGACCATGAACTGGTTGTCGAGAATCAAATACTGA
- a CDS encoding IDEAL domain-containing protein — MKEMNAAYSAMLSIMAEMILDEAIRKYKEERLYKEIDNALARGDRNSFYNLAKQLKTCK; from the coding sequence ATGAAAGAAATGAATGCTGCTTACTCCGCGATGCTGAGCATAATGGCCGAGATGATACTGGATGAAGCAATACGAAAATACAAGGAAGAGCGTCTCTACAAGGAAATCGACAACGCCCTTGCACGCGGGGACAGAAACTCGTTTTACAATTTGGCCAAACAATTGAAAACATGCAAATAA